A DNA window from Zingiber officinale cultivar Zhangliang chromosome 3A, Zo_v1.1, whole genome shotgun sequence contains the following coding sequences:
- the LOC122051115 gene encoding uncharacterized protein LOC122051115 translates to MTRSRLACPVSTSPLSTSTLGISLRFATPTATGGSNTRSSVGTWMARSSSSIESSRPSMSSIIARGTLGCPHREVDLAMETDMDRNKGPQKMSNGAHWRRKLMTHSWRRKLTVSSMGEKKGVDMEEGSLEIGMGGYRTIEISILRSVWIQ, encoded by the exons ATGACCAGATCGAGACTAGCCTGTCCGGTCTCAACATCCCCGCTGAGTACAAGTACGCTAGGGATCTCCTTAAGGTTTGCGACTCCGACCGCGACGGGCGGGTCGAATACCAGGAGTTCCGTAGGTACATGGATGGCAAGGAGCTCGAGCTCTATCGAATCTTCCAGGCCATCGATGTCGAGCATAATTGCCCGAGGAACTTTGGGATGCCCTCATCGAG AGGTTGATTTGGCTATGGAAACAGATATGGATCGCAATAAGGGCCCTCAGAAGATGTCAAATGGTGCACATTGGAGAAGGAAACTGATGACACACTCATGGAGAAGGAAACTGACA GTTTCAAGCATGGGCGAAAAGAAGGGTGTCGACATGGAGGAGGGATCACTAGAGATTGGCATGG GTGGATACAGGACAATCGAGATCAGTATACTAAGGAGCGTCTGGATTCAGTAA